One stretch of Arachis duranensis cultivar V14167 chromosome 1, aradu.V14167.gnm2.J7QH, whole genome shotgun sequence DNA includes these proteins:
- the LOC107494766 gene encoding protein MODIFIER OF SNC1 1 isoform X3, which yields MTSSMLSGERRWASSSRRGGMTVLGKVAVPKPINLPSQRLEKHGLDPNVEIVPKGTLSWGSRSSSSASNAWGSSSLSPNTDGGASSPSHLSARPSSGGSGTRPSTASSDRALESCTNAWGSSSRPSSASGPLTSNQTSLASLRPRSAETRPGSSQLSRFAEPSADNSGAWSGARTAEKLGVSQPKSDGFSLSSGDFPTLGSEKDKSALNSELQADDSSHGRPSSSSGPQKEKTDVPVNENMKGGVIDSWRRDHQSHGEDDMRPGIEKWQGNTQPYPNTSVPPQHYDAWHGPPVNNPQNGVWFRGPAGGPPFGNPVTPGGFPIEPFPYYRPGIPPTGLVNSPPVPPPGNGPRGHPKNGDVFRPHMPDAYIRPGIPMRPGYFHGPMGFEGYYGPPMGYYNSNERDVPFMGMAAGPPVHNRYPNQNLPEPANSQGKPGGYGIAGKPLASEQVGSSHPPETAVPYRVLLKQHESNGKNERVNWEDSETTNASYRDRPRIAVWENEQRSNYRKNEMDLRKSAHGEEPPSQALENQVSSSSVTLKAKFPDSSGNIKKPGDISPRKLDRGNAASGVLETPPISSAPKDASLIKKIEGLNAKARDNSSARNRDEQRNKFHANSASVNNVKEAGAGGVFPARTPATDVINPPHHEVSASGGEKNFDSLSASGPTSSRQIARGMQSRGDHRNKGKTSNEDVDGWRKKPEFADISALSGAQLEATNLLIGDHQISVESYDRSGSYNPVRRDGESVQTRSEPIDSHDQRAKMKELAKQRTKQLQEEEEERIRKQKAKALAKLDELNRRSQAVEGPTSKESATTSDIPNKQQELQPSDSAIVSGKFGVVSSALNSDAKAIPHINDISINKVEKLPILSCEPPSETHVNSGKEAVLIHNQSMNLQQDVKSADGINALQFHNNITSKQKRTSYKQKQNLPSEKTGSEKVASSTSFGSKAENDLVVDISVSSGNVIHEVGSTGGLNMPMNSATMIDSSVNQRKKNTRNGKNKQKFEDSSSALPLAPKEANISKSSVEIDKAKVANIELEQGPVQPSSLSKDSTQFSEHHRHSASEEAHAKMNSQWKPQHSRRPSRNMQATRPGEKSHGSDAVMWAPVKHHNKTDVDESDEKTKAEAVNTEKSDQQVHNFKNKRAEMERYVPKPVAKEMAQQGSIQQQVVSSVNQAPSDGNVGRVDSVSVGPQIAQVTDSIVGKVTHGMEPKNRDGRHAKQGKAHGSWRQRNQMETTNVHDVRGGLDIDSNSEPIVQGQTEDRGDPKSEINLSKGQSMQINNYSDLDGSNNPVNHDSAAHVSVPVIKDHGATGRGRRVPFRGHKGGGMNHDVDHKKNDRELERNETPTSSSEPSQPDIGAAALKENRNVGERLTSHWQPKSQASNNQRGNKSSDLNVNSVVVGVKKKDSCWDEESIPAADDNMSNAHVAQPHNDQSVLDKSKARETTHFGNQDSKRERKHVPARRHPNSSNQGNVSLVEQSPTSIDQRHDHRPFSGFGKNGNLNRFGRGHEPRGDWKPPAQDNRHYNQSTNRERQGPNLHYEYHPVGPYDGSKSDNIERPKDGNHAGGRFRDRGQPHSRRGGGNFYGRQAGAD from the exons ATGACTTCAAGCATGTTGAGTGGGGAGCGAAG ATGGGCCTCTTCTTCCAGAAGAGGTGGTATGACTGTTCTAGGGAAAGTTGCTGTTCCAAAACCTATTAACTTACCCAGCCAGAG GTTAGAGAAACATGGTTTGGACCCTAATGTGGAGATTGTTCCCAA GGGTACCCTCAGCTGGGGTAGTAGATCATCATCTTCTGCATCAAATGCTTGGggttcctcttctctctctccaaATACTGATGGTGGTGCTAGTTCACCCAGCCACCTCAGTGCTCGGCCATCATCTGGTGGGAGTGGTACAAGGCCTTCGACTGCTAGTAGTGATAGGGCTCTCGAGTCCTGTACAAATGCATGGGGGTCAAGTTCTCGGCCTTCATCAGCATCTGGGCCGCTGACATCAAATCAGACTTCACTTGCATCATTGCGTCCTCGCAGTGCAGAGACAAGACCTGGTAGCTCACAGTTATCTAGATTTGCTGAACCCTCCGCTGACAATTCAGGTGCTTGGAGTGGTGCTAGGACCGCAGAGAAACTG GGAGTTTCTCAACCCAAGAGTGATGGATTTTCATTGAGCTCTGGAGACTTTCCAACTCTTGGTTCTGAGAAGGACAAGTCTGCCCTGAATTCTGAGTTGCAAG CAGATGACAGTTCTCATGGCCGACCTAGCTCCTCCTCAGGACCACAGAAGGAGAAAA CTGATGTTCCGGTGAATGAAAATATGAAGGGTGGTGTGATTGATTCCTGGAGAAGGGATCATCAGTCTCATGGAGAGGATGACATGAGGCCTGGGATAGAGAAATGGCAAGGAAATACCCAGCCTTACCCTAATACTTCTGTTCCACCTCAACACTATGATGCCTGGCATGGTCCTCCAGTAAATAATCCTCAAAATGGTGTTTGGTTCCGGGGTCCTGCTGGTGGGCCCCCATTTGGAAATCCTGTTACTCCTGGTGGCTTTCCTATTGAACCATTTCCTTATTATCGTCCAGGCATTCCACCAACTGGTCTTGTCAACTCACCACCAGTTCCCCCTCCTGGGAATGGACCAAGAGGGCACCCTAAGAATGGAGATGTCTTTAGGCCTCATATGCCTGATGCGTATATTCGTCCAGGCATTCCTATGAGACCTGGATATTTTCATGGTCCAATGGGCTTTGAGGGATACTATGGTCCTCCTATGGGCTACTACAATTCAAATGAACGAGATGTACCCTTCATGGGAATGGCAGCTGGACCACCTGTTCATAATAGGTACCCAAATCAAAATCTTCCTGAGCCTGCCAATTCACAAGGTAAACCTGGTGGGTATGGTATTGCTGGAAAGCCGTTGGCCTCTGAGCAAGTGGGATCCAGCCATCCTCCTGAGACTGCTGTGCCATACAGAGTTCTTCTTAAGCAACATGAATCTAATGGAAAAAATGAGAGAGTAAATTGGGAGGATTCAGAGACAACCAATGCATCATATAGGGACCGACCAAGAATTGCAGTCTGGGAGAATGAGCAGAGATCAAACTATAGAAAGAATGAGATGGATTTGAGGAAGAGTGCTCATGGTGAAGAACCACCTTCTCAGGCTTTGGAAAATCAAGTATCTAGTTCATCTGTTACTCTTAAGGCCAAGTTTCCTGACAGTTCAGGAAACATTAAGAAGCCTGGTGATATTTCGCCAAGGAAATTAGATCGTGGTAATGCTGCCTCTGGTGTGCTAGAAACTCCCCCAATATCATCTGCTCCAAAAGATGCCAGTCTGATTAAGAAGATAGAGGGTTTGAATGCAAAAGCCAGGGATAATTCATCTGCTAGAAACAgagatgagcaaagaaataaaTTTCATGCCAATAGTGCTTCAGTGAACAATGTGAAGGAAGCTGGTGCTGGTGGTGTGTTTCCTGCTAGAACTCCTGCCACTGATGTCATAAACCCACCTCATCATGAAGTCAGTGCCTCTGGTGGAGAAAAGAATTTCGATTCCTTATCTGCCAGTGGACCAACATCATCCAG GCAAATTGCTCGTGGCATGCAAAGTAGAGGTGACCACCGTAACAAGGGAAAAACAAGCAATGAAGATGTTGATGGTTGGCGAAAGAAACCTGAGTTTGCTGATATCTCAGCTTTATCAGGTGCACAGTTGGAAGCAACTAATCTTCTTATTGGTGACCATCAGATCTCTGTTGAGAGCTATGATAGGTCTGGCTCATATAATCCAGTAAGGCGTGATGGAGAATCTGTTCAAACCAGGTCTGAACCAATTGATAGCCATGATCAG CGTGCCAAAATGAAAGAGTTGGCCAAGCAGCGGACTAAGCAACTgcaggaggaagaggaggagcgAATAAGAAAGCAAAAGGCTAAAGCTCTTGCAAAGCTGGATGAGTTGAATAGACGTTCTCAAGCAGTGGAAGGTCCAACTTCAAAAGAGTCTGCTACAACGTCTGACATCCCCAATAAGCAACAAGAATTACAGCCATCTGATTCAGCAATTGTATCAGGAAAATTTGGAGTTGTGAGTTCGGCTTTAAATTCTGATGCTAAGGCTATCCCTCATATTAATGATATTAGCATTAATAAAGTTGAAAAGTTACCCATCTTGTCCTGTGAGCCACCTTCAGAGACCCATGTGAATTCTGGCAAAGAGGCTGTTCTGATTCATAATCAGTCAATGAACTTGCAACAAGATGTTAAGAGTGCTGATGGCATTAATGCCTTACAGTTTCACAATAATATTACCTCAAAGCAGAAGCGAACAAGCTATAAACAAAAGCAGAATCTTCCTTCAGAGAAAACTGGGAGTGAAAAGGTTGCATCTTCCACTTCATTTGGCTCAAAGGCCGAGAATGATTTAGTGGTTGATATTTCTGTATCTTCTGGCAATGTTATCCATGAAGTTGGTTCAACTGGGGGATTGAACATGCCCATGAATTCAGCTACTATGATTGATTCCTCTGTAAACCAGAGAAAGAAGAATACCAGGAATgggaaaaacaaacaaaaatttgaAGATAGTTCTTCTGCATTACCATTGGCACCAAAAGAAGCTAATATTTCAAAAAGCTCTGTCGAAATTGATAAGGCCAAGGTTGCCAACATTGAGTTAGAACAGGGTCCAGTTCAACCATCATCCTTGTCTAAGGATTCAACTCAATTTTCAGAGCATCACAGACATTCAGCAAGTGAGGAAGCCCATGCTAAAATGAATAGTCAGTGGAAACCTCAGCATTCTCGTAGGCCATCGAGAAATATGCAAGCTACTAGACCAGGAGAGAAATCTCATGGGAGTGATGCAGTGATGTGGGCCCCTGTGAAACACCATAATAAGACTGACGTGGATGAATCAGATGAGAAAACCAAAGCAGAGGCAGTCAATACTGAGAAGAGTGATCAGCAGgtgcataattttaaaaataagaggGCAGAAATGGAGAGATATGTTCCAAAACCTGTTGCTAAAGAAATGGCTCAGCAAGGAAGCATCCAACAACAGGTGGTTTCATCAGTCAATCAGGCTCCATCAGATGGGAATGTTGGAAGAGTTGATTCTGTTTCTGTGGGTCCACAGATTGCTCAGGTAACTGATTCAATTGTTGGAAAAGTGACCCATGGAATGGAGCCTAAAAATAGAGATGGCAGGCATGCTAAGCAGGGTAAAGCGCATGGATCTTGGCGGCAGCGGAATCAAATGGAAACAACTAATGTGCATGATGTGCGGGGTGGACTGGACATTGATTCAAACTCTGAACCAATTGTTCAGGGACAAACAGAAGATCGTGGAGATCCTAAGTCTGAAATAAACTTATCAAAGGGGCAATCAATGCAAATTAATAACTATAGTGATCTTGATGGTTCAAACAATCCTGTCAATCATGATTCAGCTGCTCATGTTTCTGTTCCTGTTATTAAAGATCATGGAGCAACAGGCAGAGGTAGGCGGGTTCCTTTCAGAGGACATAAGGGTGGAGGGATGAACCATGATGTGGATCATAAGAAAAATGATAGAGAGTTGGAGAGAAATGAAACACCCACTTCATCCTCTGAGCCTAGTCAACCAGATATCGGTGCTGCTGCTTTGAAAGAAAATCGAAATGTTGGAGAACGCTTGACTTCTCACTGGCAACCCAAATCTCAGGCTTCAAATAATCAGAGGGGAAACAAATCCAGTGATCTAAATGTCAATTCAGTTGTGGTTGGAGTTAAAAAAAAGGATTCCTGTTGGGATGAAGAATCAATTCCAGCCGCTGATGACAATATGTCTAATGCTCATGTAGCTCAACCTCACAATGATCAATCAGTCTTGGACAAGAGCAAGGCCAGAGAAACTACACATTTTGGGAACCAAGATTCTAAAAGAGAGAGGAAACATGTGCCAGCAAGGAGGCATCCCAACTCCTCAAATCAGGGAAATGTTAGCTTGGTTGAGCAATCTCCCACATCTATAGATCAAAGGCATGATCACCGTCCATTCTCTGGCTTTGGCAAAAATGGAAACCTAAACAGGTTTGGAAGAGGACACGAGCCTCGTGGAGATTGGAAACCACCTGCCCAAGATAACAGGCACTATAATCAATCTACAAACAGGGAGAGGCAGGGCCCAAACCTGCATTATGAGTACCACCCTGTCGGACCATATGATGGCAGCAAATCAGACAACATAGAACGGCCTAAAGATGGTAATCATGCTGGTGGAAGATTTAGGGATCGAGGTCAACCTCATTCCCGGCGAGGTGGGGGAAACTTCTATGGACGCCAAGCTGGTGCTGATTAG
- the LOC107494766 gene encoding protein MODIFIER OF SNC1 1 isoform X1 produces MTSSMLSGERRWASSSRRGGMTVLGKVAVPKPINLPSQRLEKHGLDPNVEIVPKGTLSWGSRSSSSASNAWGSSSLSPNTDGGASSPSHLSARPSSGGSGTRPSTASSDRALESCTNAWGSSSRPSSASGPLTSNQTSLASLRPRSAETRPGSSQLSRFAEPSADNSGAWSGARTAEKLGVSQPKSDGFSLSSGDFPTLGSEKDKSALNSELQADDSSHGRPSSSSGPQKEKSEASIVADVPVNENMKGGVIDSWRRDHQSHGEDDMRPGIEKWQGNTQPYPNTSVPPQHYDAWHGPPVNNPQNGVWFRGPAGGPPFGNPVTPGGFPIEPFPYYRPGIPPTGLVNSPPVPPPGNGPRGHPKNGDVFRPHMPDAYIRPGIPMRPGYFHGPMGFEGYYGPPMGYYNSNERDVPFMGMAAGPPVHNRYPNQNLPEPANSQGKPGGYGIAGKPLASEQVGSSHPPETAVPYRVLLKQHESNGKNERVNWEDSETTNASYRDRPRIAVWENEQRSNYRKNEMDLRKSAHGEEPPSQALENQVSSSSVTLKAKFPDSSGNIKKPGDISPRKLDRGNAASGVLETPPISSAPKDASLIKKIEGLNAKARDNSSARNRDEQRNKFHANSASVNNVKEAGAGGVFPARTPATDVINPPHHEVSASGGEKNFDSLSASGPTSSRQIARGMQSRGDHRNKGKTSNEDVDGWRKKPEFADISALSGAQLEATNLLIGDHQISVESYDRSGSYNPVRRDGESVQTRSEPIDSHDQRAKMKELAKQRTKQLQEEEEERIRKQKAKALAKLDELNRRSQAVEGPTSKESATTSDIPNKQQELQPSDSAIVSGKFGVVSSALNSDAKAIPHINDISINKVEKLPILSCEPPSETHVNSGKEAVLIHNQSMNLQQDVKSADGINALQFHNNITSKQKRTSYKQKQNLPSEKTGSEKVASSTSFGSKAENDLVVDISVSSGNVIHEVGSTGGLNMPMNSATMIDSSVNQRKKNTRNGKNKQKFEDSSSALPLAPKEANISKSSVEIDKAKVANIELEQGPVQPSSLSKDSTQFSEHHRHSASEEAHAKMNSQWKPQHSRRPSRNMQATRPGEKSHGSDAVMWAPVKHHNKTDVDESDEKTKAEAVNTEKSDQQVHNFKNKRAEMERYVPKPVAKEMAQQGSIQQQVVSSVNQAPSDGNVGRVDSVSVGPQIAQVTDSIVGKVTHGMEPKNRDGRHAKQGKAHGSWRQRNQMETTNVHDVRGGLDIDSNSEPIVQGQTEDRGDPKSEINLSKGQSMQINNYSDLDGSNNPVNHDSAAHVSVPVIKDHGATGRGRRVPFRGHKGGGMNHDVDHKKNDRELERNETPTSSSEPSQPDIGAAALKENRNVGERLTSHWQPKSQASNNQRGNKSSDLNVNSVVVGVKKKDSCWDEESIPAADDNMSNAHVAQPHNDQSVLDKSKARETTHFGNQDSKRERKHVPARRHPNSSNQGNVSLVEQSPTSIDQRHDHRPFSGFGKNGNLNRFGRGHEPRGDWKPPAQDNRHYNQSTNRERQGPNLHYEYHPVGPYDGSKSDNIERPKDGNHAGGRFRDRGQPHSRRGGGNFYGRQAGAD; encoded by the exons ATGACTTCAAGCATGTTGAGTGGGGAGCGAAG ATGGGCCTCTTCTTCCAGAAGAGGTGGTATGACTGTTCTAGGGAAAGTTGCTGTTCCAAAACCTATTAACTTACCCAGCCAGAG GTTAGAGAAACATGGTTTGGACCCTAATGTGGAGATTGTTCCCAA GGGTACCCTCAGCTGGGGTAGTAGATCATCATCTTCTGCATCAAATGCTTGGggttcctcttctctctctccaaATACTGATGGTGGTGCTAGTTCACCCAGCCACCTCAGTGCTCGGCCATCATCTGGTGGGAGTGGTACAAGGCCTTCGACTGCTAGTAGTGATAGGGCTCTCGAGTCCTGTACAAATGCATGGGGGTCAAGTTCTCGGCCTTCATCAGCATCTGGGCCGCTGACATCAAATCAGACTTCACTTGCATCATTGCGTCCTCGCAGTGCAGAGACAAGACCTGGTAGCTCACAGTTATCTAGATTTGCTGAACCCTCCGCTGACAATTCAGGTGCTTGGAGTGGTGCTAGGACCGCAGAGAAACTG GGAGTTTCTCAACCCAAGAGTGATGGATTTTCATTGAGCTCTGGAGACTTTCCAACTCTTGGTTCTGAGAAGGACAAGTCTGCCCTGAATTCTGAGTTGCAAG CAGATGACAGTTCTCATGGCCGACCTAGCTCCTCCTCAGGACCACAGAAGGAGAAAAGTGAGGCCTCTATTGTTG CTGATGTTCCGGTGAATGAAAATATGAAGGGTGGTGTGATTGATTCCTGGAGAAGGGATCATCAGTCTCATGGAGAGGATGACATGAGGCCTGGGATAGAGAAATGGCAAGGAAATACCCAGCCTTACCCTAATACTTCTGTTCCACCTCAACACTATGATGCCTGGCATGGTCCTCCAGTAAATAATCCTCAAAATGGTGTTTGGTTCCGGGGTCCTGCTGGTGGGCCCCCATTTGGAAATCCTGTTACTCCTGGTGGCTTTCCTATTGAACCATTTCCTTATTATCGTCCAGGCATTCCACCAACTGGTCTTGTCAACTCACCACCAGTTCCCCCTCCTGGGAATGGACCAAGAGGGCACCCTAAGAATGGAGATGTCTTTAGGCCTCATATGCCTGATGCGTATATTCGTCCAGGCATTCCTATGAGACCTGGATATTTTCATGGTCCAATGGGCTTTGAGGGATACTATGGTCCTCCTATGGGCTACTACAATTCAAATGAACGAGATGTACCCTTCATGGGAATGGCAGCTGGACCACCTGTTCATAATAGGTACCCAAATCAAAATCTTCCTGAGCCTGCCAATTCACAAGGTAAACCTGGTGGGTATGGTATTGCTGGAAAGCCGTTGGCCTCTGAGCAAGTGGGATCCAGCCATCCTCCTGAGACTGCTGTGCCATACAGAGTTCTTCTTAAGCAACATGAATCTAATGGAAAAAATGAGAGAGTAAATTGGGAGGATTCAGAGACAACCAATGCATCATATAGGGACCGACCAAGAATTGCAGTCTGGGAGAATGAGCAGAGATCAAACTATAGAAAGAATGAGATGGATTTGAGGAAGAGTGCTCATGGTGAAGAACCACCTTCTCAGGCTTTGGAAAATCAAGTATCTAGTTCATCTGTTACTCTTAAGGCCAAGTTTCCTGACAGTTCAGGAAACATTAAGAAGCCTGGTGATATTTCGCCAAGGAAATTAGATCGTGGTAATGCTGCCTCTGGTGTGCTAGAAACTCCCCCAATATCATCTGCTCCAAAAGATGCCAGTCTGATTAAGAAGATAGAGGGTTTGAATGCAAAAGCCAGGGATAATTCATCTGCTAGAAACAgagatgagcaaagaaataaaTTTCATGCCAATAGTGCTTCAGTGAACAATGTGAAGGAAGCTGGTGCTGGTGGTGTGTTTCCTGCTAGAACTCCTGCCACTGATGTCATAAACCCACCTCATCATGAAGTCAGTGCCTCTGGTGGAGAAAAGAATTTCGATTCCTTATCTGCCAGTGGACCAACATCATCCAG GCAAATTGCTCGTGGCATGCAAAGTAGAGGTGACCACCGTAACAAGGGAAAAACAAGCAATGAAGATGTTGATGGTTGGCGAAAGAAACCTGAGTTTGCTGATATCTCAGCTTTATCAGGTGCACAGTTGGAAGCAACTAATCTTCTTATTGGTGACCATCAGATCTCTGTTGAGAGCTATGATAGGTCTGGCTCATATAATCCAGTAAGGCGTGATGGAGAATCTGTTCAAACCAGGTCTGAACCAATTGATAGCCATGATCAG CGTGCCAAAATGAAAGAGTTGGCCAAGCAGCGGACTAAGCAACTgcaggaggaagaggaggagcgAATAAGAAAGCAAAAGGCTAAAGCTCTTGCAAAGCTGGATGAGTTGAATAGACGTTCTCAAGCAGTGGAAGGTCCAACTTCAAAAGAGTCTGCTACAACGTCTGACATCCCCAATAAGCAACAAGAATTACAGCCATCTGATTCAGCAATTGTATCAGGAAAATTTGGAGTTGTGAGTTCGGCTTTAAATTCTGATGCTAAGGCTATCCCTCATATTAATGATATTAGCATTAATAAAGTTGAAAAGTTACCCATCTTGTCCTGTGAGCCACCTTCAGAGACCCATGTGAATTCTGGCAAAGAGGCTGTTCTGATTCATAATCAGTCAATGAACTTGCAACAAGATGTTAAGAGTGCTGATGGCATTAATGCCTTACAGTTTCACAATAATATTACCTCAAAGCAGAAGCGAACAAGCTATAAACAAAAGCAGAATCTTCCTTCAGAGAAAACTGGGAGTGAAAAGGTTGCATCTTCCACTTCATTTGGCTCAAAGGCCGAGAATGATTTAGTGGTTGATATTTCTGTATCTTCTGGCAATGTTATCCATGAAGTTGGTTCAACTGGGGGATTGAACATGCCCATGAATTCAGCTACTATGATTGATTCCTCTGTAAACCAGAGAAAGAAGAATACCAGGAATgggaaaaacaaacaaaaatttgaAGATAGTTCTTCTGCATTACCATTGGCACCAAAAGAAGCTAATATTTCAAAAAGCTCTGTCGAAATTGATAAGGCCAAGGTTGCCAACATTGAGTTAGAACAGGGTCCAGTTCAACCATCATCCTTGTCTAAGGATTCAACTCAATTTTCAGAGCATCACAGACATTCAGCAAGTGAGGAAGCCCATGCTAAAATGAATAGTCAGTGGAAACCTCAGCATTCTCGTAGGCCATCGAGAAATATGCAAGCTACTAGACCAGGAGAGAAATCTCATGGGAGTGATGCAGTGATGTGGGCCCCTGTGAAACACCATAATAAGACTGACGTGGATGAATCAGATGAGAAAACCAAAGCAGAGGCAGTCAATACTGAGAAGAGTGATCAGCAGgtgcataattttaaaaataagaggGCAGAAATGGAGAGATATGTTCCAAAACCTGTTGCTAAAGAAATGGCTCAGCAAGGAAGCATCCAACAACAGGTGGTTTCATCAGTCAATCAGGCTCCATCAGATGGGAATGTTGGAAGAGTTGATTCTGTTTCTGTGGGTCCACAGATTGCTCAGGTAACTGATTCAATTGTTGGAAAAGTGACCCATGGAATGGAGCCTAAAAATAGAGATGGCAGGCATGCTAAGCAGGGTAAAGCGCATGGATCTTGGCGGCAGCGGAATCAAATGGAAACAACTAATGTGCATGATGTGCGGGGTGGACTGGACATTGATTCAAACTCTGAACCAATTGTTCAGGGACAAACAGAAGATCGTGGAGATCCTAAGTCTGAAATAAACTTATCAAAGGGGCAATCAATGCAAATTAATAACTATAGTGATCTTGATGGTTCAAACAATCCTGTCAATCATGATTCAGCTGCTCATGTTTCTGTTCCTGTTATTAAAGATCATGGAGCAACAGGCAGAGGTAGGCGGGTTCCTTTCAGAGGACATAAGGGTGGAGGGATGAACCATGATGTGGATCATAAGAAAAATGATAGAGAGTTGGAGAGAAATGAAACACCCACTTCATCCTCTGAGCCTAGTCAACCAGATATCGGTGCTGCTGCTTTGAAAGAAAATCGAAATGTTGGAGAACGCTTGACTTCTCACTGGCAACCCAAATCTCAGGCTTCAAATAATCAGAGGGGAAACAAATCCAGTGATCTAAATGTCAATTCAGTTGTGGTTGGAGTTAAAAAAAAGGATTCCTGTTGGGATGAAGAATCAATTCCAGCCGCTGATGACAATATGTCTAATGCTCATGTAGCTCAACCTCACAATGATCAATCAGTCTTGGACAAGAGCAAGGCCAGAGAAACTACACATTTTGGGAACCAAGATTCTAAAAGAGAGAGGAAACATGTGCCAGCAAGGAGGCATCCCAACTCCTCAAATCAGGGAAATGTTAGCTTGGTTGAGCAATCTCCCACATCTATAGATCAAAGGCATGATCACCGTCCATTCTCTGGCTTTGGCAAAAATGGAAACCTAAACAGGTTTGGAAGAGGACACGAGCCTCGTGGAGATTGGAAACCACCTGCCCAAGATAACAGGCACTATAATCAATCTACAAACAGGGAGAGGCAGGGCCCAAACCTGCATTATGAGTACCACCCTGTCGGACCATATGATGGCAGCAAATCAGACAACATAGAACGGCCTAAAGATGGTAATCATGCTGGTGGAAGATTTAGGGATCGAGGTCAACCTCATTCCCGGCGAGGTGGGGGAAACTTCTATGGACGCCAAGCTGGTGCTGATTAG